The segment CTTGCGAATACGTCAGTATTCGCGGCGTCGCGCGCCTCGCGAGCGGCCGTTCTCGTGGCAACGCATGCGCGTTCCATATGTAAACAGACCCTAACAGCTCGATGCAAACGAACCTCGCCGATTTCATCCGCAACACGCCCGACGGCGACGAGGCCGACGCGATCCTGCGCAAGTGCGTACATTGCGGGTTCTGCACCGCGACCTGCCCGACCTATCAACTGCTCGGCGACGAACTCGACGGCCCGCGCGGGCGCATCTACCTGATCAAGCAGATGGTCGAAGGCGCGACCGTCACGCGCAGCACGCAGCAGCACCTCGACCGCTGCCTCACGTGCCGCAGTTGCGAGACGACCTGCCCGTCGGGCGTCGAGTACGGCCGGCTCGTCGAGATCGGCCGCAAGCACGTCGAGGCGCAGGTGCGGCGCCCCGTGCAGCAGCGTCTGGTGCGCCGCGTGCTCGCGAGCCTCGTGCCGAACGCCGCGCTGTTCTCGCCCGTGATGCGGCTCGGCCAGCACGTGCGGCCTCTGCTGCCGAAGCGGCTGCGCGACAAGGTGCCGCCGCGCACGCGGCTGCTCGAATGGCCGCACCGCACGCATACGCGCAAGATGGTGATGCTCGGCGGCTGCGTGCAGCCGTCGATGCTGCCGAACATCAACATCGCGACCGCGCGCGTGCTCGACGCGCTCGGCATCGAGACGGTCGTCGCGCCCGACGCGGGCTGCTGCGGCGCGATCCGGCTGCACCTGAACTATCACGACGAAGCGCTCGACGACGCGCGCCGCAACATCGACGCGTGGTGGCCCCATGTCGAGCAAGGCGCCGAGGCGATCGTGATGAACGCGTCGGGCTGCGGCGCGACGGTGCTCGAATACGCGCACCTGCTGCGCGACGACCCGGCCTACGCGGAAAAAGCGCGGCGCATCGTCTCGCTGACGCGCGACATCTCCGATGTGCTGCTCCCGTTCGAGGCCGAGCTCGCGACGCTTGCGCGGCGCCGCGCGATCCATACCGTCGCATACCACCCGCCATGCACGCTGCAGCACGGCCAGCAGTCGCGCGGCAAGGTCGAACGCCTGCTCGAGACGCTCGGCATCGACGTGCGGCTGCCGGCCGACAGCCATCTGTGCTGCGGCTCGGCCGGCACCTATTCGCTGACGCAGCCGTCGCTGTCGTACCGGTTGCGCAAGCAGAAACTGCTGAAGCTGCAGGCGCTCGAACCGCAGATGATCGTGTCCGGCAACATCGGCTGCATCGCGCACCTGCAGAGCGGCACGCAGATTCCGGTCGCGCACTGGATCCAGCTCGTCGAGCATCTGCTGTACGGCTGAGGCTGGCCTCGCGCGCGGCGTCCGTATAATGGGCGGATCGAAGCGCCGCGTGCCGCGGCGCTTCGGCTTCATGCCTGCTTCCGTGCCTGTCTTCGTGCCCGTCATGTCCGATCTCGCCGCCCGTCTCGAATCCGTTCATCGCCGCATCGCCGAAGCCGCCCGCGCGGCCGGCCGCGATCCCGCCGCCGTGTCGCTGCTCGCCGTCTCGAAGACGTTTCCCGCCGACG is part of the Burkholderia pyrrocinia genome and harbors:
- the glcF gene encoding glycolate oxidase subunit GlcF gives rise to the protein MQTNLADFIRNTPDGDEADAILRKCVHCGFCTATCPTYQLLGDELDGPRGRIYLIKQMVEGATVTRSTQQHLDRCLTCRSCETTCPSGVEYGRLVEIGRKHVEAQVRRPVQQRLVRRVLASLVPNAALFSPVMRLGQHVRPLLPKRLRDKVPPRTRLLEWPHRTHTRKMVMLGGCVQPSMLPNINIATARVLDALGIETVVAPDAGCCGAIRLHLNYHDEALDDARRNIDAWWPHVEQGAEAIVMNASGCGATVLEYAHLLRDDPAYAEKARRIVSLTRDISDVLLPFEAELATLARRRAIHTVAYHPPCTLQHGQQSRGKVERLLETLGIDVRLPADSHLCCGSAGTYSLTQPSLSYRLRKQKLLKLQALEPQMIVSGNIGCIAHLQSGTQIPVAHWIQLVEHLLYG